From a region of the Bacteroidales bacterium genome:
- a CDS encoding T9SS type A sorting domain-containing protein gives MKKYIIIVLILIAGISSESQVLSVSDGVSFSVQGSVTLTLSDGTDFINDSQNTSLNGNIEFIGSGEQIISGTVPLNISNMYIDNSGLLLENDVFVSSELNMQNGIINLQSNNLTVGNSAVISGNYSDNCMVVSDASGVFIRNVSGNGTYLFPVGDIFGTPDYSPAEVDMLSGNYTDADIRVSVFNEKHSQNNSTVNYLNRYWQVSATGITNPDFDITLDYVPGDVAGNEAEIFGALYTTDWLLLNQVSNSQITANINKFGDFTGGEQYAFSGINELLNNEITVVGLEDGFRINLKHGIEILQMNVFNVLGQEVYQQKEVSTNIVSFNRAVKTGIYFIRLLTNKGIVSKKVLIH, from the coding sequence ATGAAAAAATATATAATAATTGTACTTATATTAATTGCCGGAATTTCTTCTGAAAGTCAGGTTTTGTCGGTTTCAGACGGTGTTTCATTTAGTGTTCAGGGGTCTGTTACATTGACTCTTTCGGACGGAACTGATTTTATTAACGATTCACAAAACACAAGTTTAAACGGTAATATAGAATTTATAGGTTCGGGAGAGCAAATTATTTCGGGAACAGTTCCTTTAAATATTTCTAATATGTATATTGATAACAGTGGTTTGCTGTTAGAAAATGATGTTTTTGTTTCCTCTGAACTTAATATGCAAAACGGAATAATTAACTTACAGTCAAATAACTTAACCGTAGGGAATAGTGCCGTAATTTCAGGGAACTATTCCGATAATTGTATGGTTGTAAGTGATGCTTCCGGAGTTTTTATAAGAAATGTTTCCGGAAACGGGACTTATTTGTTTCCTGTCGGAGATATTTTCGGAACACCGGATTATAGTCCTGCTGAAGTTGATATGTTAAGCGGTAATTATACCGATGCGGATATAAGAGTTTCGGTTTTTAATGAAAAACATTCTCAAAACAACAGTACCGTAAATTATTTGAACAGATATTGGCAAGTTTCGGCAACCGGAATTACAAACCCCGATTTTGACATTACTTTAGATTATGTGCCGGGAGATGTTGCAGGTAATGAAGCCGAAATTTTCGGAGCACTTTACACAACCGACTGGTTATTGTTAAATCAAGTGTCAAACAGTCAAATAACTGCAAATATTAATAAATTTGGTGATTTTACGGGAGGAGAACAGTATGCCTTTTCGGGAATTAACGAACTTTTAAATAATGAAATTACTGTTGTCGGATTAGAAGACGGCTTCAGAATAAATTTAAAACACGGTATTGAAATTTTACAGATGAATGTTTTTAATGTTCTCGGACAAGAAGTTTATCAACAAAAAGAGGTTTCAACAAATA
- a CDS encoding T9SS type A sorting domain-containing protein, which translates to MKKLSLLFFASLFVVVANSQITITDNNVYILGDNITYQKLFDVDQTFDVGSAGENITWDFSALTEDGTTETYEYIDPAGLPHATEMPSVDLAERLNSQTNGYFYFDNNGGTEWNRSGWYVYDTNNSIDMWLIYKEVDNWIPQSFSQYPYPFTYLDNMTLSYFASGNATEGSGVDSLSVDNGNYHFECDGYGKLFLPHKVYANALRVHLTESFSIKTYAFGMLFDETIINESSYFWFVEGVKGPVMTFIHNTTNSDQSYNAKWYRENLTQITTDFTVNSQTGNTDDIFQYTNLSEPLNQGSTFLWEFSPNTVTFEGGTDATSAHPQVSFNTPGLYTVTLTTNNNNFAPNSASATKTDYMDISAAPQLVADFTADNTNPNLSGAVNFTNSTVPDASGGTTYTWAVSPGVNGTHWGFTNFTSNTDEDPQITFYQAGCYSIQMIATNNSFSNSPVTVTKINYINAGGGCGNAYTVTFTVTDGTNPINGAQVTVSGYSPVTTNSSGVATIDLYDGNYSFDVTATGYADYSSSFNVSGANLPVDVTMTELSAYTVTFTVTEGSNPVSSAEITVTGESPITTNASGIATINLYDGNYNYNITATGYSDYAGSFTVAGANLPVNVAMTVGIENLTENNIKLYPNPTTGILNVNSDEPLLITIFDISGKQIYASKQPNRLFEIDLSNNSKGLYFINIIKNNKVLTEKIILK; encoded by the coding sequence ATGAAAAAACTTTCTTTACTTTTTTTTGCAAGTTTATTTGTTGTAGTTGCAAATTCGCAAATTACGATAACAGATAATAATGTTTATATTTTAGGAGACAATATCACATATCAAAAATTATTTGACGTTGATCAAACTTTTGATGTAGGATCGGCAGGAGAAAATATTACTTGGGATTTCTCAGCACTTACAGAAGACGGGACAACAGAAACTTATGAGTATATTGACCCTGCGGGTTTACCACATGCAACAGAAATGCCGAGTGTAGATTTAGCAGAACGTCTAAATAGTCAAACAAACGGATACTTTTATTTTGATAATAACGGCGGAACAGAATGGAATCGTTCAGGTTGGTATGTTTATGATACTAATAATAGTATTGATATGTGGTTAATATATAAAGAAGTTGACAATTGGATACCACAATCTTTTAGCCAATATCCATATCCTTTTACTTACCTGGATAACATGACTTTATCTTACTTTGCTTCCGGTAATGCAACTGAAGGTAGCGGTGTTGACAGCCTGAGTGTTGACAACGGAAATTATCACTTTGAATGCGATGGTTACGGAAAATTATTTTTACCTCATAAAGTTTATGCTAATGCTCTAAGGGTACATTTAACTGAGAGTTTTTCTATAAAAACTTATGCTTTCGGAATGCTCTTTGACGAAACAATTATTAATGAAAGTTCGTATTTTTGGTTTGTTGAAGGTGTTAAAGGTCCTGTTATGACTTTCATACATAATACAACAAATTCTGATCAATCTTATAACGCAAAATGGTACAGAGAAAACCTTACCCAAATTACAACAGATTTTACCGTAAATTCACAAACCGGCAATACCGATGATATTTTTCAATATACAAATTTATCCGAGCCGTTAAATCAAGGGTCAACTTTTTTATGGGAATTTTCGCCTAATACAGTAACATTTGAAGGCGGAACTGATGCTACATCCGCACACCCGCAGGTTAGCTTTAATACTCCCGGCTTATATACGGTAACTTTAACAACTAATAATAATAATTTTGCACCTAATTCAGCATCTGCAACAAAAACAGATTATATGGACATTTCTGCTGCTCCTCAATTAGTTGCTGATTTTACTGCTGATAATACAAATCCAAACTTAAGCGGAGCAGTAAACTTCACAAATTCAACTGTTCCCGATGCCTCCGGCGGAACAACATACACTTGGGCTGTTTCTCCCGGAGTTAACGGCACTCATTGGGGCTTTACAAACTTTACAAGCAATACGGACGAAGATCCTCAAATAACTTTTTATCAGGCAGGTTGTTATTCAATACAAATGATTGCAACTAATAATAGTTTCAGTAACAGTCCGGTTACGGTTACAAAAATAAATTATATTAATGCCGGCGGTGGTTGCGGAAATGCATATACTGTTACATTTACCGTTACAGACGGAACAAATCCTATAAACGGAGCACAGGTAACAGTTTCGGGCTATTCTCCCGTAACAACAAATTCAAGCGGTGTTGCAACTATTGATTTATACGACGGAAATTATAGTTTTGATGTTACGGCAACAGGTTATGCCGATTATTCAAGTTCATTCAACGTCAGCGGAGCAAACCTGCCTGTTGATGTTACAATGACAGAGCTTTCTGCTTATACTGTTACATTTACGGTTACTGAAGGAAGTAACCCCGTCAGCAGTGCTGAAATTACCGTAACGGGAGAATCTCCGATAACCACAAATGCAAGCGGTATTGCAACTATTAATTTATATGACGGAAACTATAATTATAATATTACGGCAACAGGATATTCTGATTATGCCGGATCTTTTACGGTTGCAGGGGCAAACTTACCGGTTAATGTTGCAATGACCGTAGGAATTGAGAATTTAACTGAAAATAACATCAAACTATACCCCAACCCCACAACAGGGATTTTAAATGTTAATTCTGACGAACCTTTGTTAATAACAATATTTGATATTTCAGGGAAACAAATATATGCGTCAAAACAGCCAAATAGATTATTTGAAATTGATTTGTCAAACAACAGTAAAGGTTTATACTTTATTAATATTATTAAAAATAACAAAGTTTTAACGGAAAAAATTATTTTGAAATAA
- a CDS encoding T9SS type A sorting domain-containing protein gives MKHKISLLLIIQLFFFNNVRSQKNINNIVDKKIYISQKTIDNILNNKELIYAKQTNSIKGNSTQLTNDNIADIELHSAINPVDTSNIIISWMNLDAGNSSMPLIFKLFYTIDFGETWNEANIDFIPRNIQANEALSGGGDPFIVFDNLGNIYISWIYTIVRVISADEIYVDVYLTYAKSTDKGATWIRPENGDDFISSGVLNYELTGGITGINTGNFPDKQWMAINPITNDLYCSLAEFNTTDNYNTGIETWGIRKKTSGATLFEDKVLVPPAGTVWAQLGALAIDKTGNTHAVYPYYPAFPEPPLEKLMHSVSVDNGITYSTPHFISDIDVTRFQGVGQDNPTSTGMYDRLYPSSYIAIDTSSTSPYENRIYVCWNSNDANYIKKVDVLLSYSDDNGTTWSTPEIVNTDLPRDYGFHHRPTIYVNPDGILVMGWHDNRGYEIPDVYMNDYYYALSYDGGNTFEEYKVSHDAFNYNDGNFESSVGIGEYFQIIATKNNVIAFYPYFDGEDTEIYFNILPFGEATEINELSPVTDKISIKNIFPNPVRNELNFLIQAKNTSNITYSIYSVEGRLINRFTDIKIYTGKNRIHVNINNIPAGTYFLLIDTEYGKFIKKFIKSK, from the coding sequence ATGAAGCATAAAATTAGTTTATTACTGATAATTCAATTATTCTTTTTTAATAATGTTCGGTCTCAAAAGAATATTAATAATATTGTTGATAAAAAGATTTATATTTCTCAAAAAACAATTGATAATATTTTAAATAATAAGGAATTAATTTATGCGAAGCAAACAAATTCAATTAAAGGAAATTCAACACAATTAACCAATGATAATATTGCCGACATAGAACTTCATTCAGCAATAAATCCTGTTGATACAAGTAATATTATAATTTCTTGGATGAACCTTGATGCAGGTAATTCTTCAATGCCTTTAATTTTCAAACTTTTCTATACAATTGATTTCGGAGAAACATGGAATGAAGCAAATATTGATTTTATTCCGCGAAACATTCAGGCTAATGAAGCATTAAGCGGAGGCGGAGATCCTTTTATTGTTTTTGATAACCTCGGCAACATTTATATATCGTGGATATACACAATTGTAAGAGTAATTTCGGCAGATGAAATATATGTTGATGTTTATTTAACATATGCAAAGTCAACCGATAAAGGAGCAACATGGATAAGACCCGAAAACGGAGATGACTTTATTTCAAGCGGTGTTTTAAACTATGAACTTACAGGGGGAATTACAGGAATTAACACCGGAAACTTTCCGGATAAACAGTGGATGGCAATAAACCCGATAACAAACGACCTTTATTGTTCACTTGCAGAATTTAACACAACAGATAATTACAATACAGGCATTGAGACTTGGGGTATCAGAAAAAAAACCTCCGGTGCAACTTTATTTGAAGATAAAGTTTTAGTTCCGCCTGCCGGAACTGTTTGGGCACAACTCGGGGCATTAGCAATTGATAAAACAGGAAACACCCATGCTGTTTATCCTTATTATCCGGCTTTTCCCGAACCGCCTCTTGAAAAACTGATGCACTCTGTTTCTGTTGATAACGGTATAACATATTCAACACCTCATTTTATTTCTGACATTGATGTTACGCGTTTTCAAGGTGTAGGACAAGACAACCCAACAAGTACCGGAATGTATGACAGGCTATATCCGAGTTCATATATTGCAATAGATACATCAAGCACAAGCCCTTATGAAAATAGAATTTATGTATGTTGGAACTCAAATGATGCAAATTACATAAAAAAAGTTGATGTCCTTTTATCTTATTCCGATGATAACGGCACTACATGGTCAACACCCGAAATTGTAAATACTGATTTGCCGAGAGATTACGGATTTCATCATCGACCTACAATATATGTGAATCCTGACGGAATTCTTGTTATGGGCTGGCATGATAACAGGGGTTATGAAATTCCGGATGTTTATATGAATGATTATTATTATGCTTTATCTTATGACGGAGGTAATACTTTTGAGGAATATAAAGTTTCCCACGATGCATTTAATTATAACGACGGCAACTTTGAATCTTCAGTAGGAATAGGAGAATATTTTCAGATAATTGCAACAAAAAACAATGTAATTGCTTTTTATCCTTATTTTGACGGAGAAGATACCGAAATTTATTTCAATATTTTACCTTTCGGAGAAGCAACCGAGATTAACGAACTTTCTCCTGTAACAGATAAGATTTCAATAAAAAATATTTTTCCCAACCCGGTAAGGAATGAATTAAACTTTCTTATTCAGGCAAAAAACACTTCAAACATTACTTATTCGATTTACTCAGTTGAAGGACGGCTTATTAATCGGTTCACTGATATAAAAATATATACCGGCAAAAACAGAATACACGTTAATATCAACAATATACCTGCCGGCACTTATTTTTTACTTATTGATACCGAATACGGAAAATTTATAAAGAAATTTATAAAAAGTAAGTAG
- a CDS encoding tetratricopeptide repeat protein produces MKKATVILFTVIYTFSYSQENNNIDSLKQSLINKNDTAYINTLIKIAEAYTSFQNDSAKKYSQSALKYSKKIKNNFFTAKSLYSLGYIYYFKENFSEAITLLDSSLNIFEEINDTLEIVKTTEKLGMIYFKQSNYPKAHECFTKELMLAEKIGYVEAQATSANNIAIIYSNEKEYENALEYYQNALHLYEKTGNKTGIAILQNNIGDIYKKQKKFEDAFNHYFKSLNNFEELKYESGTAYCKSNIGETYLLTGNTKEASLYLFAAEKIFIKSGDNFGLAEVYNNLGEIFEKMSDYDKSIIYFFKSIKHAKKVGSLDHIQDDFLKISELYEKRGIHKNALLYYKKYTELKDSIYNTENTRMINQLKINYETEKKDKKIRLNKVRISKQRNLLYILSGGFFIIFLFLIIIFIQKQKQNQAYKVLVHKNLALMETEQKLTDTMFEHEAIIDNISKTNETEQKLKSESSLITIEQRHTLSTGLLKLMEEDKIFLNNDITVNKIAEKLSTNKLYISNIINLTYKQNFNTFINVVSMSFS; encoded by the coding sequence ATGAAAAAAGCTACAGTCATATTATTTACAGTTATTTATACGTTTTCCTACTCACAAGAAAACAATAATATTGACAGTTTAAAGCAATCATTAATAAACAAAAATGATACTGCTTATATAAATACATTGATAAAAATTGCCGAAGCATATACATCTTTTCAAAATGATTCTGCAAAAAAATATTCGCAAAGTGCATTAAAATATTCAAAAAAGATAAAGAACAACTTTTTTACGGCAAAGTCCCTTTATTCTCTCGGATATATATACTATTTTAAAGAAAATTTCTCGGAAGCAATAACGTTACTGGACTCATCTTTAAATATTTTTGAAGAAATTAATGACACTTTAGAAATTGTAAAAACAACAGAGAAGTTAGGAATGATATATTTCAAACAATCTAACTACCCAAAAGCTCATGAATGCTTTACAAAAGAGCTTATGTTGGCTGAAAAAATAGGATATGTTGAAGCACAAGCAACAAGTGCAAACAATATTGCCATAATTTATTCCAATGAAAAAGAATATGAAAATGCGTTGGAATATTATCAAAATGCTCTGCATTTGTATGAAAAAACAGGAAATAAAACAGGAATAGCAATACTTCAAAATAATATAGGCGACATTTATAAAAAACAAAAAAAGTTTGAAGATGCTTTTAATCACTATTTTAAATCTTTAAATAATTTTGAAGAGCTTAAATATGAATCGGGAACAGCTTATTGTAAAAGTAATATAGGAGAAACTTATTTATTGACGGGCAACACAAAAGAAGCTTCATTATATTTGTTTGCCGCGGAAAAAATATTTATAAAATCCGGTGATAATTTCGGCTTAGCTGAGGTTTATAATAATCTTGGAGAAATATTTGAAAAAATGTCTGATTACGATAAATCAATAATTTATTTCTTTAAAAGTATAAAACATGCAAAAAAAGTCGGTTCTTTAGACCATATACAAGATGATTTTCTTAAAATTTCAGAATTATATGAAAAAAGAGGAATTCATAAAAATGCACTTCTTTATTATAAAAAATATACTGAACTAAAAGACAGTATTTACAACACAGAAAATACAAGAATGATTAATCAGTTGAAAATTAATTATGAAACTGAAAAAAAAGATAAGAAAATAAGGTTGAATAAGGTAAGAATATCAAAACAAAGAAATCTTCTTTACATTCTAAGCGGAGGATTTTTTATAATCTTTTTATTTTTAATTATTATTTTTATTCAAAAACAAAAACAAAACCAGGCATATAAAGTCTTGGTACACAAAAACTTAGCTTTAATGGAGACCGAGCAAAAGTTAACCGATACAATGTTTGAACATGAAGCAATAATTGATAATATTTCTAAAACAAATGAAACCGAACAAAAATTAAAATCTGAAAGTTCTTTAATTACAATTGAACAAAGACACACGCTTTCAACAGGACTGTTAAAATTAATGGAAGAAGATAAAATATTTCTTAACAATGATATTACCGTAAATAAAATTGCAGAAAAACTAAGCACAAATAAACTATACATTTCAAACATAATAAATCTCACATACAAGCAAAATTTCAATACATTTATCAATGTCGTTTCAATGTCGTTTAGTTAA